In Bacteriovorax stolpii, a single genomic region encodes these proteins:
- the metG gene encoding methionine--tRNA ligase, translating to MSEKFYITTAIDYPNGKPHMGHALEKIVSDAYSRWHAFLGYETYFLTGTDENGQKLIESAKALGLETQKFVDENSAIFKKLCADLNVSNNDFIRTTEKRHHDVCVDLWKKLEAKGDVYFGVYSGNYCLACESFYTETQAPDNICPAHNTPLTKKEEEGYFFKMGAYQDWIIAYIKMNPNFIVPSSSYNEMLSRLEGDKLRDLPISRPNEGWGIPVPGNPKFVMYTWFDALINYYAAVAGTPNEKFWPASMHVIGKDITWFHTVIWPIMLHAAGIALPKQVYVHGMILAEDGKKMSKSLNNVIDPNDMLAKYPLDSFRYYLLRAIPAQSDGRFSEKELIEKHNAELGNSFGNLIMRVIKLYLKDNAPTVDGAGITQEVNFDENFKKMKEFMEKREHNKALEALWEGVNNMNQYVNTKEPWKLKEDKVALKQVVYNCLYSIHAISTLLSPFLPDTAKKALEPLGVKLGKYEDVKFGTTTYELSEPMPLFPKIDLPVEPKPEPKPKAPKQPKAPKGPKES from the coding sequence ATGTCGGAAAAATTTTATATCACAACCGCGATTGATTACCCGAACGGTAAACCGCACATGGGTCACGCTCTGGAAAAAATCGTCAGCGACGCCTACTCAAGATGGCACGCGTTCCTTGGTTACGAAACATACTTTCTAACAGGGACAGATGAAAACGGACAAAAACTTATTGAGTCTGCCAAGGCCCTCGGACTTGAAACGCAAAAATTCGTTGATGAAAACTCTGCAATCTTTAAAAAGCTTTGCGCTGATTTAAATGTTTCAAACAATGACTTCATCAGAACAACTGAAAAACGCCACCACGATGTGTGTGTTGACCTTTGGAAAAAACTTGAAGCAAAAGGCGATGTGTATTTCGGAGTGTACTCTGGAAACTACTGTCTTGCTTGTGAGTCATTTTACACTGAGACTCAAGCGCCGGATAATATCTGTCCTGCTCACAACACCCCACTGACGAAAAAAGAAGAAGAAGGTTACTTCTTCAAGATGGGCGCATACCAAGACTGGATCATTGCTTACATCAAAATGAATCCAAACTTCATCGTGCCAAGCTCTTCATACAACGAAATGCTCTCTCGCCTTGAAGGAGACAAACTAAGAGATCTTCCAATCTCTCGCCCGAATGAAGGATGGGGAATTCCGGTTCCGGGAAATCCAAAGTTTGTCATGTACACTTGGTTTGATGCTTTAATTAACTACTACGCTGCTGTTGCAGGAACTCCAAACGAAAAATTTTGGCCAGCTTCTATGCACGTTATCGGTAAAGACATCACATGGTTTCACACAGTCATCTGGCCTATCATGCTACATGCTGCTGGTATCGCTCTTCCAAAGCAAGTTTACGTTCACGGGATGATCTTAGCTGAAGACGGTAAAAAAATGTCGAAGTCGCTTAACAACGTTATCGATCCAAACGATATGCTGGCAAAGTATCCGCTGGATAGTTTCCGTTATTATCTTCTGCGCGCCATTCCTGCTCAAAGTGACGGGCGCTTCTCTGAAAAAGAATTAATTGAAAAGCACAACGCAGAACTTGGGAACTCTTTTGGGAACCTCATCATGCGTGTAATTAAGCTTTACCTGAAAGACAACGCGCCAACTGTAGATGGTGCAGGCATCACACAAGAAGTTAACTTCGATGAGAACTTCAAGAAAATGAAAGAGTTCATGGAAAAACGCGAACACAACAAAGCGCTTGAAGCTCTTTGGGAAGGTGTCAACAACATGAACCAATACGTAAACACAAAAGAGCCATGGAAACTAAAAGAAGATAAAGTGGCGCTTAAGCAAGTTGTTTACAACTGCTTATACTCGATCCATGCGATCTCTACCCTTCTGTCTCCTTTCCTTCCAGACACTGCTAAGAAGGCGCTAGAGCCGCTTGGAGTGAAGTTAGGTAAGTATGAAGATGTAAAGTTTGGAACAACAACGTATGAGCTTTCTGAGCCAATGCCACTGTTCCCAAAAATCGATCTTCCGGTTGAACCAAAACCAGAGCCTAAACCAAAGGCGCCTAAACAACCGAAAGCCCCAAAAGGGCCAAAAGAATCTTAG
- a CDS encoding GatB/YqeY domain-containing protein, whose product MLEQITEDIKKAMFAKDKERLDALRYFKAMLIENKTSKAPIAEMDVLIKHVKKLKDSLENFPPENEIRKKTEVEISVLAEYMPKQLDEATVKGYIKDIIAANPGVNAGLVMKELSPKIKGQFDSKLANELVKAALA is encoded by the coding sequence ATGTTGGAACAAATCACTGAAGATATCAAAAAAGCAATGTTCGCCAAAGATAAAGAGCGTCTGGATGCTCTACGCTACTTTAAGGCCATGCTGATTGAGAATAAAACATCTAAAGCGCCAATTGCCGAGATGGATGTTCTTATTAAACACGTAAAAAAACTTAAAGACTCTCTGGAGAATTTCCCACCAGAAAATGAAATCAGAAAAAAGACTGAAGTTGAAATCAGTGTTCTTGCTGAGTACATGCCAAAACAATTAGATGAAGCGACTGTTAAGGGTTACATCAAAGACATTATCGCTGCTAATCCTGGCGTTAATGCTGGTCTGGTGATGAAAGAATTAAGTCCGAAAATTAAAGGACAGTTTGATAGTAAGCTTGCTAATGAATTAGTTAAAGCGGCACTGGCCTAA
- the leuS gene encoding leucine--tRNA ligase, which produces MSETTNAQQNQNDYDFASIEAKWQKFWETNKTFKAENNSKKPKYYALDMFPFPSGDGLHVGHPEGYTATDIMSRYKRMQGYNVLHPMGWDSFGLPAENYAMKTNTHPDITTKKNIATFTRQLKALGFSYDWDREIATSNVDYYKWTQWIFVQLYNKGLAYESEMNVNWCPALGTVLANEEVIDGKSEVGGHPVIQTKMKQWVLRITEYAERLLNDIEDVDWPESIKEMQRNWIGKSEGATIKFKLEGHAEEIEVFTTRPDTLFGATYMVIAPEHALVSKITTPAQKAAVEAYIEACKLKNELERTELNKDKTGVPTGAFAINPATGKQIPVWIADYVLATYGTGAVMAVPAHDERDHEFAKKFNLPMVRVIEGGDIDEAAYTADGKHMNSDFINGLNIAESKKKVIEWLESKKLGTGKINYKLRDWIFSRQRYWGEPFPILKFEDGTIRCLDADELPLALPDLKEFKPSGNGESPLANATDWLWITDPKTGKKAKRETNTMPNWAGSCWYYLRFCDPKNEKEPWNKDVEKYWMPVDLYIGGAEHAVLHLLYARFWHKVLFDLGFVSTKEPFQKLVNQGLILGTDGEKMSKSRGNVVNPDAVVKESGADSLRLYEMFMGPLEKVKPWNENGVKGVFNFLSRAYRFFADPAHITTGAESDETLKALHKAIKKVTEDYDHLRFNTAISALMIFVNHCYKAGKVTNETAKTFTLLLAPMAPHLGEELWEMLGGKTTLTYESWPKFDENLAKDDTITVAVQVNGKLRATLEVEPGITQSDAIAMAKADENVSKHLAGTIVKEIYVPGKIVNFVVKA; this is translated from the coding sequence ATGTCTGAAACTACCAATGCCCAACAAAACCAAAACGACTACGACTTCGCTAGTATCGAAGCCAAATGGCAAAAGTTTTGGGAAACCAACAAAACATTTAAAGCGGAAAACAATTCGAAAAAGCCAAAGTACTACGCTCTCGATATGTTCCCGTTCCCATCAGGAGATGGACTTCACGTAGGTCACCCTGAAGGATATACAGCGACAGACATCATGTCTCGCTACAAGAGAATGCAAGGCTATAACGTTCTTCACCCAATGGGATGGGACTCTTTCGGGTTACCGGCAGAGAACTATGCGATGAAGACAAACACTCACCCGGATATCACAACTAAAAAGAACATCGCGACTTTCACTCGTCAGCTTAAGGCCCTTGGGTTCTCTTACGACTGGGACAGAGAAATTGCGACGTCTAACGTTGACTACTACAAATGGACGCAATGGATTTTCGTTCAGCTTTACAACAAAGGTCTGGCTTACGAATCAGAAATGAACGTGAACTGGTGCCCGGCGCTTGGAACAGTTCTAGCGAACGAAGAAGTCATCGATGGGAAGTCTGAAGTTGGAGGCCACCCGGTTATCCAAACAAAGATGAAACAATGGGTACTAAGAATTACTGAGTACGCTGAAAGACTGCTTAACGACATCGAAGATGTGGACTGGCCGGAATCGATTAAAGAAATGCAAAGAAACTGGATTGGGAAGTCTGAAGGGGCAACGATCAAGTTTAAACTTGAAGGCCACGCTGAAGAAATCGAAGTCTTCACCACAAGACCAGATACTCTTTTTGGTGCGACATACATGGTCATCGCTCCAGAGCACGCTCTTGTTTCAAAAATCACAACTCCAGCTCAAAAAGCAGCAGTTGAGGCTTATATTGAAGCTTGTAAGCTTAAAAACGAACTTGAGAGAACTGAACTTAACAAAGATAAGACCGGAGTTCCAACGGGAGCTTTTGCGATTAACCCGGCAACAGGAAAACAAATCCCAGTGTGGATTGCTGACTACGTTCTTGCCACATACGGAACAGGTGCAGTTATGGCCGTTCCTGCTCATGATGAAAGAGACCATGAGTTTGCTAAAAAATTCAACCTTCCAATGGTAAGAGTTATCGAAGGTGGAGATATCGACGAAGCAGCTTATACTGCTGACGGCAAACACATGAACTCTGATTTCATCAATGGATTAAACATTGCTGAGTCTAAGAAAAAAGTCATTGAATGGCTTGAGTCTAAAAAACTTGGAACAGGAAAAATTAACTATAAACTTCGCGACTGGATTTTCTCTCGTCAAAGATACTGGGGTGAACCATTCCCTATCTTAAAGTTTGAAGATGGAACAATCAGATGCTTAGACGCTGATGAACTTCCACTTGCTCTTCCTGATTTAAAAGAATTTAAACCATCGGGTAACGGCGAGTCTCCACTTGCCAACGCAACTGACTGGCTTTGGATTACTGATCCAAAAACTGGGAAAAAAGCAAAACGTGAAACAAACACAATGCCTAACTGGGCAGGGTCTTGCTGGTACTACCTGCGCTTCTGTGATCCAAAAAACGAAAAAGAACCTTGGAACAAAGACGTAGAAAAATACTGGATGCCAGTTGACCTTTACATCGGTGGAGCTGAGCACGCGGTTCTGCACTTACTATACGCGCGCTTCTGGCACAAAGTGCTTTTCGATCTTGGGTTTGTTTCAACAAAAGAACCATTCCAAAAGTTAGTTAACCAAGGTCTGATCCTTGGAACTGACGGCGAAAAAATGTCAAAGTCTCGCGGTAACGTTGTAAACCCGGACGCGGTTGTAAAAGAATCAGGAGCTGACTCTCTTCGCCTTTATGAAATGTTCATGGGGCCACTAGAAAAAGTTAAACCGTGGAATGAAAACGGAGTTAAAGGGGTTTTCAACTTCCTTTCTCGCGCTTACAGATTCTTTGCTGATCCAGCACACATCACAACTGGCGCTGAATCAGATGAGACGTTAAAGGCCCTTCATAAAGCGATTAAGAAAGTGACAGAAGACTACGATCACCTTCGTTTCAACACTGCAATCTCTGCGTTGATGATTTTTGTTAACCACTGCTACAAAGCTGGAAAAGTAACAAATGAAACAGCTAAGACTTTCACTCTCCTTCTTGCTCCAATGGCACCACACTTAGGTGAAGAGCTTTGGGAAATGCTGGGTGGAAAGACAACTCTTACTTATGAGTCATGGCCTAAGTTTGACGAAAACCTGGCAAAAGACGACACGATTACAGTTGCTGTTCAGGTTAACGGAAAACTTCGCGCCACTCTTGAAGTTGAGCCAGGAATCACTCAGTCAGACGCGATTGCGATGGCAAAAGCAGATGAGAACGTTTCGAAACACCTTGCTGGAACAATCGTTAAAGAAATTTATGTTCCAGGAAAAATTGTTAACTTCGTAGTAAAAGCATAA
- a CDS encoding cytochrome c — MMKKILTLTFTMLVLSGCGQDYNSNSGDGGQYSPIEGIDSSTADGARLLAAYKVAQTKCFQCHQWSSYKTSAAWVSAGLVVQGSSDGSEMWTILKNNGGNMPPDPIAQLTQEELDAIKTWIDNM, encoded by the coding sequence ATGATGAAAAAGATCCTGACTCTCACATTTACGATGCTTGTCCTCTCTGGTTGTGGCCAGGATTACAACAGCAATTCAGGAGACGGTGGACAGTATTCGCCGATTGAAGGAATTGATTCATCAACAGCTGACGGAGCAAGACTTCTGGCCGCTTATAAAGTGGCGCAAACGAAATGCTTTCAGTGTCACCAGTGGTCGTCTTATAAAACGTCGGCGGCGTGGGTGAGTGCTGGGTTGGTAGTGCAAGGAAGTTCTGATGGATCAGAAATGTGGACCATCTTAAAAAATAACGGAGGAAACATGCCTCCGGACCCGATTGCCCAGCTAACCCAAGAGGAGCTGGATGCGATCAAGACCTGGATCGACAATATGTAA
- a CDS encoding YceI family protein — protein sequence MKKMIALCSGVLMMGSVMAHEVTVKVALSPAGSFEAKSAKVKGDVKKDGNKFTADNLWVKVEELKTGISLRDEHFHKHLNFEKSPKISFSQVSAADGKGTGTLTVNDVKKPVDFTYKQVNPNKIEATFKVKPSDMKLKPAEYMGIGVTDEVEVVAVIDV from the coding sequence ATGAAAAAAATGATCGCTCTTTGTTCAGGTGTTTTAATGATGGGTTCAGTAATGGCCCACGAAGTAACAGTTAAAGTTGCCCTTTCTCCTGCAGGAAGTTTCGAGGCCAAATCGGCAAAAGTAAAAGGCGATGTAAAAAAAGATGGCAACAAGTTCACGGCAGATAACCTTTGGGTAAAAGTTGAAGAACTAAAAACTGGAATCTCTCTTCGCGATGAACACTTCCATAAGCACTTAAACTTTGAAAAGTCGCCAAAGATCAGTTTCTCCCAAGTAAGTGCAGCTGACGGAAAGGGCACTGGTACATTAACTGTAAATGATGTAAAAAAACCGGTAGATTTCACTTATAAACAAGTGAATCCAAATAAGATTGAAGCAACTTTTAAAGTTAAACCTTCAGACATGAAGCTAAAGCCTGCTGAATACATGGGCATTGGTGTAACGGATGAAGTAGAAGTTGTAGCGGTTATCGACGTTTAA